In Legionella spiritensis, the following proteins share a genomic window:
- a CDS encoding universal stress protein, which produces MYKRVLFATDFDEVGVRAAEKAKKIADENGADLLLVHVVEPIPAYAYPGFAGFAEVEVSIREQAEKELAALAKKLGVDDAHCMIEFGSTKNEILRVAQEKKIDLIVTGSHGKHGLALLLGSTANAILHGAECDVLIVRPHVDSDKD; this is translated from the coding sequence ATGTACAAAAGGGTTTTATTTGCCACCGATTTTGATGAGGTGGGCGTGAGGGCGGCTGAGAAAGCCAAGAAAATTGCCGATGAGAACGGTGCGGATTTGCTGCTTGTTCATGTGGTGGAACCAATCCCGGCCTATGCCTATCCTGGATTTGCAGGATTTGCCGAAGTGGAAGTCTCCATACGGGAGCAAGCAGAGAAGGAACTGGCTGCCCTTGCTAAAAAATTGGGCGTTGATGATGCGCATTGCATGATTGAGTTTGGCTCCACGAAGAATGAAATTCTACGGGTTGCCCAGGAGAAAAAAATTGATTTGATAGTGACAGGCAGCCATGGCAAACACGGTTTGGCCTTGTTGCTGGGTTCTACGGCCAATGCCATTTTACATGGCGCCGAATGCGACGTCCTTATTGTCAGGCCTCATGTCGACTCCGACAAGGATTAA
- the pnuC gene encoding nicotinamide riboside transporter PnuC, with product MLLDISGTLASLLATWLFIRINRKAWLVSMLATILNAWLYWQKGIYADMTLESFYFISTGYGWLTWRKPHKNQPGEISNLTGMQWIILGFAVLILFTAIMWVLQRYTSSNIASLDALTTSLSLVAQWLMCYKITATWILWLITDAIYAYLYLVKELPFHVVLMCAYLAMAAAGYRIWVKRQKQILSLTPTEPLTYFS from the coding sequence ATGTTATTAGATATTTCAGGCACTCTGGCCTCTTTGTTAGCTACATGGCTATTTATTCGGATTAATCGAAAAGCCTGGTTGGTGAGTATGCTCGCAACCATACTCAACGCATGGTTGTATTGGCAGAAAGGTATTTATGCCGACATGACCCTTGAATCCTTTTATTTTATCAGCACCGGTTATGGGTGGCTAACATGGCGGAAACCCCATAAAAACCAGCCTGGCGAAATATCCAATCTGACAGGGATGCAATGGATCATACTTGGGTTTGCTGTACTAATTCTTTTTACGGCCATAATGTGGGTGTTACAACGATACACATCCTCAAACATAGCAAGCCTTGACGCGTTAACCACATCCTTAAGTCTGGTTGCACAATGGCTTATGTGTTACAAAATCACGGCTACCTGGATACTATGGTTGATAACAGACGCGATTTACGCCTATCTCTATCTTGTCAAGGAACTGCCGTTTCATGTGGTGTTAATGTGTGCTTATTTAGCAATGGCCGCCGCGGGATACCGGATATGGGTTAAGCGACAAAAGCAAATATTATCGCTTACTCCCACAGAACCTTTAACTTACTTCTCTTAA
- a CDS encoding AAA family ATPase → MANRGAASITRDIPKLETLFKPGSWMSKIDFINHLVLFNNIMMAILAEQGGGKTSFVKLLRTHLNAEIKSHAVTALAPFRKEELFAHIADAFHLRIDKAPCLDSLIEQVTERKTHVLVIIDDAQHIPGSFLKEVLEVIKNQGNSGFFHLCLVADYSLVADLNELNRDQFKNLIHTIEPGALSESEVKTYLLNRLPSTGRLEKSLTPKRLKQFYELTGGDIARINHAMASFFGSGANDKDKKNKSFIRRFSIAASVALTGLTAGYFWQNQEQFRDMLFPSFQEVSPSPAATNNLNNKITVKKDKILVSRIPTLYQAAVRQAVQPPPLKKMFDIQPDEDDQDLVIMDKVLVIPKEIAKRTAEPEPVLHSSLIALDWQEMRESAPSVLPRLVTTASKPHSRYTIQLLASQSYTDIERFINKHPRMKEQVVLKKSKRGGLEWFVLTTGEYSQFEQAKAAIKQLPPEAMRYKPWIRPVSGLREVS, encoded by the coding sequence ATGGCAAACAGAGGCGCTGCATCCATTACCAGAGATATTCCAAAGTTGGAAACTTTGTTTAAACCCGGCTCATGGATGTCTAAAATTGATTTTATCAATCATTTGGTGTTATTTAACAACATCATGATGGCGATTCTCGCGGAGCAGGGTGGAGGAAAAACTTCCTTTGTCAAATTACTGCGCACCCATCTGAACGCTGAAATCAAATCACATGCCGTGACGGCCCTCGCTCCTTTCCGGAAAGAGGAATTATTTGCCCATATCGCAGATGCCTTTCATCTGCGTATCGATAAGGCGCCTTGTCTGGATTCGTTGATTGAGCAGGTTACCGAACGAAAAACACATGTCCTGGTGATTATAGATGATGCGCAACACATTCCGGGCTCTTTTTTAAAAGAAGTGCTGGAGGTTATCAAAAATCAGGGTAATTCCGGTTTTTTTCATCTTTGTCTGGTTGCCGATTATTCTCTGGTCGCTGATCTGAATGAATTGAACAGGGATCAATTTAAAAATTTGATTCATACCATTGAGCCTGGCGCCCTGAGTGAGAGTGAAGTCAAAACATATCTGTTAAATCGCCTTCCCTCAACAGGTCGACTTGAAAAGTCATTGACGCCCAAGCGTTTAAAGCAATTTTATGAACTGACAGGCGGTGATATCGCCCGAATCAATCATGCCATGGCAAGCTTTTTTGGCAGTGGGGCGAACGACAAGGATAAGAAAAACAAATCATTCATCCGACGTTTTTCCATAGCGGCCAGTGTGGCTTTGACAGGATTAACGGCAGGTTATTTCTGGCAGAATCAGGAGCAGTTCAGAGATATGCTGTTTCCCTCTTTTCAGGAAGTCAGTCCTAGTCCTGCTGCGACAAATAACTTGAATAATAAAATTACGGTGAAGAAAGATAAAATACTGGTCAGTCGTATTCCGACGCTATATCAGGCAGCGGTCAGACAAGCCGTCCAACCTCCTCCCTTAAAAAAAATGTTTGATATTCAGCCCGACGAGGATGATCAGGATCTGGTGATTATGGACAAGGTTCTGGTTATTCCTAAAGAAATCGCAAAACGCACTGCGGAACCGGAACCGGTTTTACATTCTTCCCTGATTGCCCTGGATTGGCAGGAAATGCGGGAAAGTGCCCCGTCTGTATTACCGCGACTTGTTACCACAGCGTCCAAACCACACTCACGCTATACGATCCAGTTGCTGGCAAGCCAAAGCTATACCGATATCGAGCGTTTTATCAATAAGCATCCGCGTATGAAAGAACAAGTGGTATTGAAAAAATCAAAACGAGGCGGTCTGGAATGGTTTGTGCTGACAACCGGTGAATACAGTCAGTTTGAACAGGCGAAAGCGGCCATAAAACAATTGCCGCCGGAAGCCATGCGTTATAAACCCTGGATTCGACCGGTCTCGGGTTTAAGAGAAGTAAGTTAA
- the aroB gene encoding 3-dehydroquinate synthase: MAKFDLSQEVLVQLPEKSYPVLIGYGLLSKTDFLRRHVTSKQVMIVSNDTVAPLYLSAVQKVFADCQCDCVILEDGEAYKNQQSLYKIYDGLLSNHHHRDTTLIALGGGVVGDITGFVASTYQRGARYIQLPTTLLAQVDASIGGKTAINHVLGKNMIGSFYQPDAVIIDLDTLHTLPLREFRAGLAEVIKYGLLEGGEFFERLQDALHAGLGHNQYSDLAAIIGECCRAKARIVQADEREAGMRALLNLGHTFAHALETHSLYQRWLHGEAVAIGLYCAALLSHESGVMDWSDVVLIDKMLKMAGLPARIPQDINPDDLRAKMAQDKKIKNNRLRFILMRGVGHCYIDDEITDTVLQTVLQRAVEGE; this comes from the coding sequence ATGGCGAAATTTGATTTGTCGCAGGAGGTGCTGGTTCAATTGCCGGAGAAATCCTATCCTGTTTTGATAGGTTACGGCCTGTTATCCAAAACTGATTTTTTGCGCCGCCACGTGACTTCAAAGCAGGTCATGATAGTCAGTAATGACACGGTTGCGCCATTGTATTTATCCGCTGTGCAAAAGGTTTTTGCCGATTGTCAGTGCGACTGCGTTATTCTTGAGGATGGGGAGGCGTATAAAAATCAGCAAAGCCTTTATAAAATTTATGATGGCTTATTAAGCAATCATCATCACCGGGATACAACACTAATCGCTCTGGGTGGCGGAGTGGTTGGTGATATTACCGGATTTGTCGCCTCAACATACCAGCGTGGAGCCAGATACATTCAATTGCCAACCACGTTGCTGGCTCAGGTGGATGCTTCCATTGGTGGGAAAACCGCTATCAATCACGTTCTTGGCAAGAATATGATTGGCAGTTTTTATCAACCGGACGCGGTCATTATTGATTTGGATACACTCCATACGCTGCCGTTACGAGAGTTTCGTGCCGGGTTGGCTGAAGTCATCAAATATGGTTTGCTGGAGGGCGGCGAATTTTTCGAGCGGTTACAGGATGCTTTGCATGCGGGACTAGGGCATAATCAGTATTCGGATCTGGCCGCCATTATTGGCGAATGCTGCCGCGCCAAGGCAAGGATTGTCCAGGCCGATGAACGTGAAGCGGGGATGAGGGCGTTACTGAATCTGGGGCATACATTTGCCCATGCTCTTGAGACGCACAGCCTTTATCAACGGTGGCTGCATGGTGAGGCTGTGGCGATAGGGTTGTATTGCGCCGCGTTATTATCGCATGAATCAGGGGTGATGGATTGGTCCGATGTCGTCCTGATTGATAAGATGCTGAAGATGGCCGGGCTGCCTGCACGAATTCCGCAGGATATCAATCCGGATGATTTACGTGCAAAAATGGCCCAGGATAAAAAAATAAAGAATAACAGGTTGCGCTTTATACTCATGCGGGGTGTTGGTCATTGTTATATAGATGACGAGATAACCGACACGGTTCTGCAAACGGTATTACAACGTGCGGTTGAAGGAGAATAA
- the aroK gene encoding shikimate kinase AroK translates to MSIVKVRNIFLIGPMGAGKSTIGRTLAKELKLEFFDSDEVIEERAGADISWIYDMEGEEGLRKREQKVIDELTQKSNIVLATGGGVVMIPENRNALAGRGTVIYLKTSLQQQFERTKRDTKRPLLQTDDLEGRLEMLRDEREPFYEELADVSFETDKLTVKAVANNIIKYIYGEI, encoded by the coding sequence ATGAGCATAGTTAAAGTACGCAACATATTTTTAATCGGGCCAATGGGTGCGGGTAAAAGTACCATAGGCCGTACTTTGGCAAAGGAGCTCAAACTTGAGTTCTTTGATTCCGATGAAGTGATTGAAGAGCGTGCGGGTGCCGATATTTCCTGGATTTATGATATGGAAGGAGAAGAAGGCCTTCGCAAGCGTGAGCAGAAAGTGATCGATGAACTGACTCAGAAGTCGAACATTGTCCTTGCGACAGGCGGCGGTGTTGTGATGATTCCTGAAAATCGCAACGCACTGGCCGGTCGTGGTACGGTGATTTATCTCAAAACCTCGCTGCAACAACAATTTGAACGAACGAAACGGGATACGAAACGCCCTTTATTACAGACCGATGATCTGGAAGGGCGTTTGGAAATGTTGCGGGATGAGCGGGAACCTTTTTATGAAGAATTGGCCGATGTAAGCTTTGAAACGGATAAATTGACAGTCAAAGCGGTTGCTAACAATATTATTAAATATATATATGGCGAAATTTGA
- the pilQ gene encoding type IV pilus secretin PilQ, giving the protein MRKIITSSLLLLVICFGHVFAKDNALVGVKVIPLPDNRIRVDFQFADAVKQLPASFITPKPPRIILDFIQSSNQLDPSLQSKKIEVGALRNYKIVAVKDRVRAILDLSDSVSYSGYLSNKIYSITLSGKSNQIFQNRKEVFISNRVPRTRYGINKIDFRGTGKGGGRVIIDVSGSSIPIDVTQTGKEVVVNFTSTGVPLRLAKRYDVSDFQSPAELITLQQAGKNARLTIVNRGDYGHFAYQVNKQFIVDVFPLTAEEIKRAKLKKQIFVGKRISLNFQNIKIRSVLQLLAEFTGINMVVSDQVQGDITLRLNDIPWDQALDIILKTNSLDKRKTGNIMLIAPAKELLNQEKAELKAQQEVTSLAPLRSDLLQINYAKAADIATLLKDKNNSLLSKRGNLSVDTRTNTIWIQDTGLQIEEIRELVKKLDIPVKQVQIEARIVNVTKDFTRDLGIRFGVSKPTHLSGTLSGANQLAQNVLPADVTPFTDRLNLDLAAVPEGLAPASIGLAVARLGDGILLDLELSALESEGKGEVISSPRLITTNQQAAVIESGEEIPYQEATSSGATAVAFKKAVLSLKVTPQITPDDKILMDLQINQDTPSAQTFQGVPSILTKEIQTNVLVNNGQTIVLGGIYKQTKNNEINRVPFLGELPVVGVLFRNQSETINNEELLIFITPRIITNTLSITTIEGRGKAVAKGVELDKFGKPVRPYK; this is encoded by the coding sequence TTGCGTAAGATCATTACTTCATCATTACTCTTGCTGGTGATTTGCTTTGGCCACGTATTTGCCAAAGATAACGCATTGGTCGGTGTTAAAGTCATTCCGTTACCCGATAACCGTATACGGGTTGATTTTCAGTTTGCGGACGCGGTCAAACAACTGCCGGCAAGTTTTATCACTCCGAAACCACCCCGTATTATTCTTGATTTTATTCAAAGCTCCAACCAGCTTGATCCATCCCTGCAGTCTAAAAAAATAGAGGTCGGAGCTCTTCGGAACTATAAAATCGTCGCGGTGAAGGATAGGGTCCGGGCCATTCTGGATTTGTCCGATTCCGTTTCTTATTCGGGGTATTTGTCTAACAAAATTTATTCCATCACCCTGAGTGGCAAAAGCAATCAGATTTTTCAAAACCGCAAGGAAGTATTCATCAGTAACCGGGTACCACGTACCAGATACGGTATTAACAAAATCGATTTCCGAGGCACAGGAAAGGGTGGCGGCCGGGTTATTATCGATGTTTCCGGCAGCAGCATACCAATTGATGTGACTCAGACCGGCAAGGAAGTTGTCGTCAATTTCACCAGTACCGGTGTGCCGCTAAGGCTGGCGAAACGGTATGATGTCAGCGACTTTCAAAGTCCTGCGGAATTGATCACCTTGCAGCAGGCGGGTAAAAACGCCCGCCTGACCATTGTTAACCGGGGCGACTACGGCCATTTTGCCTACCAGGTTAATAAACAGTTTATTGTGGATGTTTTTCCGTTGACGGCCGAGGAAATCAAGCGGGCGAAGCTCAAAAAGCAGATTTTTGTCGGCAAACGTATTTCCCTGAATTTCCAGAATATCAAGATACGTTCCGTGTTACAGTTGCTGGCGGAATTCACGGGCATTAATATGGTGGTCAGCGATCAGGTGCAGGGAGATATCACTTTGCGATTGAACGATATTCCCTGGGATCAGGCTCTGGATATTATTTTGAAAACCAATTCTCTGGACAAGCGCAAAACAGGCAATATTATGTTGATTGCTCCGGCCAAGGAATTGCTCAATCAGGAAAAGGCGGAATTAAAAGCGCAACAGGAAGTAACCAGTCTGGCGCCATTGCGTTCCGATCTTTTGCAGATTAATTACGCGAAAGCGGCGGATATTGCGACTTTGCTTAAAGATAAAAATAATTCGCTTCTGTCCAAACGCGGTAATTTAAGTGTTGATACCCGCACCAATACTATCTGGATACAGGATACGGGTTTGCAGATTGAGGAAATCAGAGAATTAGTCAAGAAACTGGATATACCGGTCAAACAGGTTCAGATTGAAGCACGTATCGTCAATGTGACGAAAGATTTTACCCGGGATTTGGGTATACGCTTCGGGGTCTCCAAACCCACTCATTTAAGTGGTACCTTAAGTGGTGCAAACCAGTTGGCGCAAAATGTTTTGCCGGCGGATGTGACGCCATTTACCGATCGGTTGAACCTGGATTTGGCGGCGGTTCCCGAGGGACTGGCTCCTGCTTCCATCGGTCTCGCGGTTGCCAGGCTGGGCGACGGTATTTTACTGGATTTGGAATTGTCCGCACTGGAAAGCGAGGGCAAGGGAGAGGTTATTTCCAGTCCAAGGTTGATTACAACCAACCAGCAGGCAGCCGTGATTGAGTCCGGGGAAGAGATTCCCTATCAGGAAGCCACATCCAGTGGTGCTACGGCAGTGGCTTTTAAAAAGGCGGTATTAAGTTTGAAAGTGACGCCCCAGATTACTCCGGACGACAAAATCCTGATGGACTTGCAAATCAATCAGGATACCCCGTCAGCCCAGACTTTTCAGGGCGTTCCCTCGATTTTAACCAAGGAAATCCAGACCAATGTCCTGGTTAATAATGGCCAGACGATTGTTTTGGGCGGTATTTACAAGCAAACGAAAAACAATGAAATTAACCGTGTTCCTTTTCTTGGCGAACTTCCGGTTGTTGGGGTACTATTCCGCAATCAATCCGAAACAATTAATAATGAGGAGTTGCTCATTTTCATTACTCCTAGGATAATAACCAACACCTTGTCTATAACTACTATTGAAGGACGGGGAAAAGCTGTTGCTAAAGGAGTTGAATTGGATAAGTTCGGAAAGCCTGTAAGGCCCTATAAATAA
- a CDS encoding pilus assembly protein PilP yields MIFSILIPVLMTLALASCSSSADSELSRYINKIKSRKARPIEPLPSFKPLPKFAYPDIDTRRSPFKPKEIKASEDKYAPNTNRSKQPLENYPLDSLKFVGILKQGPTIWALVSEPGGEIARVKPGDYMGQNYGKVISITNQLLKLEETVQIAGKWKKRITTININAGE; encoded by the coding sequence ATGATATTTTCTATACTGATTCCAGTCCTCATGACCCTGGCGCTGGCATCATGCTCTTCTTCCGCGGATTCGGAATTGTCGCGCTATATTAATAAAATCAAATCAAGAAAGGCGAGGCCCATTGAGCCGCTGCCATCATTTAAGCCGTTGCCGAAATTTGCCTATCCGGATATTGATACGCGCCGCAGTCCCTTTAAGCCAAAGGAAATCAAGGCAAGCGAAGATAAATACGCTCCCAACACGAACCGCTCCAAACAACCGCTGGAAAACTATCCTCTGGATTCCCTGAAATTTGTCGGCATTTTAAAACAGGGTCCTACCATTTGGGCGCTTGTCAGTGAGCCGGGAGGGGAGATTGCCCGAGTCAAACCGGGTGATTATATGGGTCAGAATTATGGTAAGGTCATAAGTATTACCAATCAGTTACTCAAACTGGAAGAGACCGTACAAATTGCGGGCAAGTGGAAAAAACGCATTACCACTATCAATATAAACGCGGGTGAATAG
- a CDS encoding type IV pilus inner membrane component PilO, whose amino-acid sequence MNNINLNELTLDNIGQWPAPVKYLLAAIVAILIVALGYWVIVKPNIEQYDALLVQEETLRAEFEQKQQMASNLQAYRVQLQIIKERFGNMLRQLPAQNEMPGLVEDISKTGIASGLTFELFAPQPEVAHDFYIELPINITVVGNYHQLALFLSRIAQMSRIVTLHDFEISSAFEDESQTRGDKKIKNKPDLLRMKITAKIYRYRTL is encoded by the coding sequence ATGAATAACATCAATCTCAATGAGTTGACATTGGATAATATCGGACAATGGCCCGCGCCAGTGAAGTATCTGTTGGCCGCTATTGTTGCCATATTGATTGTCGCATTGGGTTACTGGGTGATTGTGAAGCCAAATATTGAACAGTATGATGCCCTGTTGGTACAAGAGGAAACATTAAGAGCCGAGTTTGAGCAAAAACAGCAAATGGCATCCAATCTTCAGGCTTATCGGGTGCAGCTACAGATTATCAAAGAACGTTTTGGAAACATGCTCAGACAGCTCCCGGCTCAAAACGAAATGCCCGGTCTGGTGGAGGATATCTCAAAAACCGGGATCGCAAGTGGTCTGACTTTTGAATTATTTGCGCCTCAGCCTGAGGTGGCGCATGATTTTTATATCGAGTTACCGATCAACATAACGGTAGTAGGCAATTATCATCAACTGGCTTTATTTTTAAGCAGAATTGCTCAAATGAGCCGGATTGTGACGCTGCACGATTTCGAAATCAGCAGCGCCTTCGAGGACGAATCCCAGACTCGGGGGGATAAAAAAATAAAAAATAAACCTGATTTGCTAAGAATGAAAATTACCGCGAAAATTTATCGGTATCGTACACTATGA
- a CDS encoding PilN domain-containing protein, whose translation MTEINLLPWRELKREHEKKQFTTMLFGALVLAAGLVFMINYYAISLVDGQTRRNQRLQDEITIFNKQIQEIKKLKEIREALISRMNIVQNLQATRTLTVHLFDELVKVVPDGVYLTKVKRVEHRVTVLGYSESNSSVSTLMRNIELNPWINDPELTEIKKNIDSKTGDYAQTSNEFKLSFTLKSDNKIDGKS comes from the coding sequence ATGACCGAGATAAACCTTTTACCCTGGCGGGAACTTAAGCGGGAACATGAAAAAAAGCAATTCACAACCATGTTGTTTGGCGCGCTTGTTCTGGCTGCAGGTCTCGTTTTTATGATTAATTATTACGCTATCAGTCTTGTTGATGGACAGACTCGCCGCAACCAGCGTTTGCAGGATGAAATTACAATTTTTAACAAACAGATTCAGGAAATAAAAAAACTGAAAGAAATTCGCGAAGCTCTGATTTCACGAATGAATATCGTACAGAATTTGCAGGCAACCAGAACATTGACCGTTCATCTCTTTGATGAACTGGTGAAGGTGGTGCCGGATGGAGTGTATCTGACCAAAGTTAAGCGTGTGGAGCACCGTGTTACCGTTCTTGGTTATTCGGAATCCAATTCCAGCGTGTCTACGCTGATGCGTAACATTGAACTCAATCCATGGATTAATGATCCGGAATTAACGGAAATCAAGAAAAACATAGACTCGAAAACAGGGGATTATGCCCAGACCAGTAATGAGTTCAAATTGAGTTTCACATTGAAGTCGGACAACAAGATAGATGGTAAATCATGA
- a CDS encoding pilus assembly protein PilM, whose amino-acid sequence MLKLFKPKNRSVIGIDISSSSVKALEISTNDNTYCIEGYGYENLPANALDGNTIKDIDAVASCIKRVLVNAHLHGKSVVLAVPDSSVISKVVQINEGLSDSEIEELIVIEADKYIPYPIDEINIDFEVLGHSPKNSAMLDVLIVASRAENVSSRVEAVSRAGLEAKIVDVESFAVERAAQLLAKDLPAQGQDKIVAVIDIGSSFTDLFVLHGMKIIFTREEEFGGKQLIEAIARQYSVSFDEAAAMKAAGRMPEDYEDAVLQPYIEMILLQIKRTLQFFFSTSHHGFVDHIILAGGVAMLPNLADLVQEKTGIPTSVANPFDKMEIAPQLDRGRMLNEGPSLMIACGLALRTIG is encoded by the coding sequence GTGCTCAAACTGTTTAAACCTAAAAATCGATCAGTTATCGGTATTGATATCAGTTCCTCTTCCGTCAAGGCTCTGGAAATTTCCACTAATGACAATACCTATTGTATTGAAGGCTATGGTTATGAAAACCTTCCCGCCAATGCTCTGGACGGCAACACCATCAAGGATATTGACGCCGTCGCCTCCTGTATCAAACGGGTTCTGGTTAATGCTCATTTGCATGGCAAATCCGTGGTTCTCGCGGTTCCTGATTCCTCAGTCATCAGCAAGGTCGTACAGATTAACGAAGGCTTGAGCGATTCGGAAATCGAGGAGCTTATCGTTATCGAAGCCGATAAATACATCCCTTATCCGATTGATGAAATCAATATAGACTTTGAGGTTCTGGGACATTCACCAAAAAATTCCGCCATGCTCGATGTGTTGATTGTCGCATCGCGCGCTGAAAATGTAAGCAGTCGGGTTGAAGCCGTCAGCCGTGCCGGTCTGGAAGCGAAAATAGTCGATGTCGAATCCTTTGCCGTAGAGCGGGCCGCTCAATTGCTTGCTAAAGACTTGCCGGCCCAGGGGCAGGATAAAATTGTCGCGGTTATCGATATTGGCTCCTCGTTTACCGACTTGTTTGTCTTGCACGGGATGAAAATCATCTTTACCCGGGAAGAGGAGTTTGGCGGCAAACAGTTGATAGAGGCTATTGCCAGACAATACTCGGTCAGTTTTGATGAGGCGGCGGCAATGAAAGCGGCAGGCCGAATGCCGGAAGATTATGAAGATGCGGTGTTGCAACCCTATATAGAAATGATTCTTCTGCAAATCAAACGTACTCTGCAATTTTTCTTTTCAACCAGTCATCACGGGTTTGTCGATCATATTATTCTGGCCGGCGGGGTGGCCATGCTGCCGAATTTAGCCGATCTGGTGCAGGAAAAAACAGGAATTCCGACCAGCGTGGCCAATCCCTTCGATAAAATGGAAATAGCCCCTCAACTGGACAGGGGGCGTATGTTGAATGAAGGTCCCTCCCTGATGATCGCCTGCGGATTGGCTCTAAGGACGATTGGATGA